From Chitinispirillales bacterium, one genomic window encodes:
- the rfaD gene encoding ADP-glyceromanno-heptose 6-epimerase translates to MIVVTGAAGFIGSAVIWRLNLTGEKNILAVDSLRSNEKWKNLLGLSFCNYLDKGDFIEKLENGELENIDVIFHLGACSSTTQSDENYLIENNYRYTLRIAQWIAKHPRTRLIYASSAATYGNGENGYLDNEAEIEKLRPLNCYGYSKQLFDLKAKNEGWLKNIVGLKYFNVFGPNEYHKGDMKSVICKAFENAYRNGRIRLFKSYNHQYRDGEQLRDFIYVKNAVDITLFFWNKNRNIGGLFNVGTGIAKTWNDVAKALFCACGRTNIIKEKNGNLNSDRIIDANTGLIEYTEMPETLKNRYQYYTCADISKLRDAGYNHKEFSIENAIDDYVKNYLIDTKYLGDEK, encoded by the coding sequence ACGAAAAATGGAAAAATTTATTGGGTTTGTCGTTTTGCAATTACTTGGACAAAGGTGATTTTATTGAAAAATTAGAAAACGGCGAATTAGAAAACATAGACGTAATTTTTCATCTCGGCGCATGTTCTTCCACTACGCAAAGCGATGAAAATTATCTTATAGAAAATAATTACCGTTATACCCTGCGGATTGCGCAGTGGATCGCCAAACACCCAAGGACGCGATTAATCTATGCTTCGTCCGCGGCGACTTACGGTAACGGAGAAAACGGATATTTAGACAATGAAGCTGAAATTGAGAAATTGCGTCCTCTTAATTGTTACGGTTATTCAAAACAACTTTTTGATCTGAAAGCGAAAAACGAAGGATGGTTAAAGAATATAGTCGGATTGAAATATTTTAACGTTTTTGGCCCAAATGAATATCACAAAGGCGACATGAAAAGCGTAATTTGTAAGGCTTTTGAAAACGCCTACCGTAACGGAAGGATCCGTTTATTCAAATCTTATAACCATCAATACCGCGACGGAGAACAACTAAGAGATTTCATATATGTTAAAAACGCGGTAGATATTACGCTTTTTTTCTGGAATAAAAATCGTAATATCGGCGGATTATTTAACGTCGGAACAGGAATCGCCAAAACTTGGAACGACGTTGCCAAGGCTCTTTTTTGCGCTTGCGGAAGAACCAATATCATAAAAGAAAAAAACGGAAACTTAAATTCCGATAGAATTATCGACGCTAATACTGGACTTATAGAATATACGGAAATGCCAGAAACACTTAAAAACAGGTATCAATACTATACATGCGCCGACATTTCAAAACTGCGCGACGCCGGTTATAATCACAAAGAGTTTTCAATAGAAAACGCTATTGACGATTACGTTAAAAATTATCTTATTGATACAAAGTACTTAGGAGACGAAAAATGA